The segment CTGAAACGAATTCGTTTGTTCCAAATTTATCCAGACAGCTTATCTTGTCGCCGCAGGACTCTGTAAACCAGCAATAAGAATACAGCAGCGTGCCAAACCATTTACGTTTGATTCCGCTATCAGCAGAATTTTTAACCTCGTTATCAATAATATCTTTTATAAACGGATCGGTTAGAAACTCTGCTCTGATGTAATCGTCGGTAAAATTACAATCCTTGAGCATTGCCGAAAGTTGTCCCAACAGGTTCGGCTCAACCGCACCCGGCACAGAAGCGTTCTGAATTTGCCGAGCCGAGTCTGCAATCGTCCGTTCGTTCGCATCGGCCTGTAATTTAAATTTCTCAAGTTCCGCAAGTTTCTCCTCGAAAGTCTGCTTTCTCGCCTCCTGCCTTGACTGCTGAATCTGATTGTACTGGGAAATTATCCCGAGAATCGCAGATGAGGCGGAATCGTTAACATCGGACTCTTTGATAGTCCGTTCGGCGGCGGCAAAATTGCCGTCGCATATCTCACTCACCGCGGATTTTATTAAAGCAGTTTCATTACCGTCCGGCCTTGATAAAGGCGAAACCTTTTTTTCCGGGGTTGACATTGAAAATACGGGCCAAATCGGCAGCAGAGATGCGAGAATAAATACTATGGCTTTTTTCATTTGCGCTTTTCTCGAAATATATAAAGAAACTTAGCCACTAAGACACTAAGGCACAAAGTTTATTACATTATTTTTCTTTGTGTCCCGGTGCCTTTGTGGCTATTTTTTAATAATTTTTTACAGGCACTCTGCCGCTTTGCCGCTGCAGCCGAGAATGTCGAGCTTGTGCAGTACCATCGCCTTTATCGCGTCTCTTGCGGGACCGAGATAATTTCTCGGGTCGAATTCGGCAGGCTTTTCGGCAAATACCTGACGAATCTTGGCAGTCATCGCCATACGAAGGTCGGTGTCGATATTCACTTTGCAGATTGCCATTTTCGAAGCTTTTGTTATGGCCGATTCCGGAACGCCCATCGCGTCAGGCATCTTGCCGCCGTATTTATTTATGAGGTCCTTGAATTCCTTCAATACGCTGCTCGATCCGTGCATTACCAGCGGAAAACCGCTCAGTTTGTCGGCGACCTTTTGTATTACGTCAAAAGCAAGCGTCGGTTCGGATTTAAACTTATAAGCTCCGTGACTTGTTCCGCAGGCAACGGCCAGTGAATCGCATCCGCTCTTTTCGACGAACTCAATCGCCTGGTTCGGGTCGGTCAGATGACTTGCGACATCTTCGTGACTGAGTCCTACTACGTCTTCCTCGATACCGCCGAGCTGGCCGAGTTCCGCCTCGACGACAACGCCGTGAGCGTGAGCGTATTCGACGACCTGTTTGGTAATTTTGATGTTTTCCTTGAAAGGATGATGCGATGCGTCAATCATTACCGAGGTAAAGCCGTCATCGACGCACTGCTTGCAGACTTCAAACGTATCGCCGTGGTCGAGGTGCATACAAATCGGGATACTCGGATTTTCAGCGACAGCAACGTCGATAATCGCCCGCAAATAACTCATAGAAGCGTATTTTCTCGCGCCGCGGGATATCTGAAGAATTAACGGGGCCTTTTTCTCGGCAATAGCCTCTACAATTCCCTGCGTAATCTCCATATTATTGACATTGAATGCTCCGATTGCATAGCCGTTCTTATAGGCCATTTCGAACATCTTTTTCGTGGTAACTAAAGCCATTTATCGATTCCTTAAAAAAAGTTTATAGACTACGACACTATATACTGAATTAACGACATAAAAAAACCACTGTTTCGGGCATCATTAGGATTAATAGTTACGATCCGTCGGGGAATCCAGCCCCATAAACGTCTTTGAGCCGAATCCGAGCTCGCCGACTCCTTCAGGCCATATATTAAGAACTATCGCCCGTCTGTCAAGGGATTCGTCGATACTGTAGGTAAGACCGTAATAAAGCCTGTGATAGCGCCTGATGAGGGAGACCTGGCTGGTTATTCTCTTTTTGGTTTTGAAATCATACTGATGAGCCATGGAAATCATATAACGCGGATTAAGTTTGTATGTCATCGCGAACGTAAATGCGTTTGAGCCGTTTTCATCCTCATTTTGCACGTTTTTCAGGTATCTCATGCCGATATAATAGCTCAGATTCGGCCATACCAGCCGGGACAAGCCTATATTGAACTGCTCAAGCTCGTTGTCCTTGGTGCCGTAATTCAGGTCGCTCAAAATAGCCGTTGTATCGCTTAGCCGCCAGATGTAATCGGCGTTGAAGCTGTCCTTCTGCGGACCGAAAAGCTGAAACCGCCTGTACCCGGCTAAATCACCGTTGGAAATCGCCGGCACTGATAAAACCGAAAGCGGAATAAGCGGATTGTTCCAGAGAGCATTGTCGGGTCTGTCTATATCGGAGTTGTCGTTGCTGACCATGGTATATTCCATTTTCAAGCGCATCCAGTCGAGACTCCTGCGTTTCTCGCCCTGGCCGCGTTTGGTCTGCCACCGCTGCAGAACGCCGAGAGTGTAAGTATCCTTCTGTTCGACTACATCGTCGCTTTCAGCAAAAATAGCGGCGTTCGCATACGGCTTTATAATATGACGAATGCCGTCGATGTCCCAGAACTTCGATTGGATATTTGGGTAGGTTCGCCAGTATTGAGTCGATGTTCTTACGCCGGCCTCGCCGATGAAAACATTCTGCTGGCCGAAGTTCGAACCTGTTCCGGTAGTTATGCCGCGGTCAAAACCGCTTCTGTCGTCGTAGCCGAATGTGCCGGCTATATAAGGCACGATATTGCCGGAGGCGAACTTGACCGGCATATCAATTTCGGTGCGAGTCGAACCGAATGTGAAATATTCGTTTGAAATGTTCAGGCCGTGGTCTTTGCCGGTTCGCTGGCGGAATCTGCCTACGGAACTGTCGCTATATAAGGTAAACTTGTCGCTAAAAAGCGACTGCCCCTTTAAATGATATTGTGCCGAAGGAAGTTCTTCGAGCTGGTCGGCAAAGTCGTTTATCCGCCATTTGCCGAGTATCGCGAAGGCCTGGTTGTCTTTAAGCCACTTCAGATGTATAAGGGTTTCCCGTTCTTTGCCGTTCATGAATTCACTGCGGCGGAAGGATTCGAGATAATTTTCGTCAGATTGATAGCTGGATTCAAGCGTAAGCTGCCAGTGGTAGGGCAGAAATTGCCTGTGCTGGAAATCGACCATGCCCCTTAACTTATCTTCAGGTTTGTCGTTTTGCCTGTCTCTGCCAAGGTCGTCTTTGCCGCGGTCGTTAATTACATAGCCATCGATATGGCCGAAATAAGTGTCTCTTTCGTATTTTATAGCGCCGCCTATTCCTGTGCCTCGTTTGGAATAGTAATCATACATAAGACTCGAATCAACGCCCGGCAGTTCACGGAGCCCAAGAACTCTTGCAAGAAACCATTCGGTCTCGATAGATGTACCGAAAGTATTGTCGCGGGCAAACTGCACTCTCCTGATAGGAATGTCGGGCCTCTCGAAGTC is part of the Phycisphaerae bacterium genome and harbors:
- the fba gene encoding class II fructose-1,6-bisphosphate aldolase, which translates into the protein MALVTTKKMFEMAYKNGYAIGAFNVNNMEITQGIVEAIAEKKAPLILQISRGARKYASMSYLRAIIDVAVAENPSIPICMHLDHGDTFEVCKQCVDDGFTSVMIDASHHPFKENIKITKQVVEYAHAHGVVVEAELGQLGGIEEDVVGLSHEDVASHLTDPNQAIEFVEKSGCDSLAVACGTSHGAYKFKSEPTLAFDVIQKVADKLSGFPLVMHGSSSVLKEFKDLINKYGGKMPDAMGVPESAITKASKMAICKVNIDTDLRMAMTAKIRQVFAEKPAEFDPRNYLGPARDAIKAMVLHKLDILGCSGKAAECL